GTCGCCATCAACGCGCAGGCGGTTACCGTAGAGAAACAATATGGCCAGCCGATCATGAGCTTCTTTCAAGGCTGCTGGAGTGCCGGTGGACTGTTCGGGGCAGGTGCAGCAAGTCTGATGCTGCAGCGCGGCGGTACTGCTCGATTCGATCTCTCACTCACGGCAGGTGTACTCGCCCTGTGCGGCCTGTGGGCGATGCCGTTGCTTGTCTCAGAGACCGACCGCACGACAGGAAAGCCACGCAAACCCGCGAAGTTCATGTGGCCCGATGCCGTTCTGTTACGCCTGGCTGTCCTTGCCTTCTTTGGCCTCATGGCCGAGGGAGCGATCGGAGACTGGGCATCGGTGTATCTGCACTCCAATGTAGGCGTAACGCTCTCGCTCGCAGCCGCGGGTTACGCTGCTTACGCTATTGCGATGGCAGCTGGGAGATTCTCCGGCGACTGGCTGGCGCAGCGTGTCAGCAGCAGGAACATCCTGCATGGCAGCGGCTTTCTGATTGCTTTAGGTATGGCCTGTGCTCTTCTCATACCCTCATGGTGGCCGGCTGTCGGTGGCTTGATGCTTACTGGAATCGGAATTGCAAATATTGTGCCGATCATCTGGGGAGCTGCCGGCCGCGATACACGCATGGGAGCCGGTCCCGCGATCTCGACGGTCACGACCATCGGGTACTGCGGCTTCCTCATGGGGCCTCCGGTCATCGGCTCGCTCTCCGTTGTCATCGGCTTACGTGCGGCGATGGCGGTTATTGCAATCGCCGGCCTTATTGTTGCTGTTGGGCCAGTGTTGTTTCCGATAGAAGCCACCTCGCGAGAGGAAGAGAGACAAGTCATCGGCGTTTGATCTCTTCCATCGGTCAATCAGCACGCGGACTGCATCGGATATTGTTTTCACCTGATACCAATCAGGATTCTGGTAAGCTGTTACTACGATTTTTGACGAAAGGAAAGAACCATGGAGACCACTAATATCCCCAGCGATCCCAGGACACCGGCCGAGTTCTTTCCCAGCGTCTCGCGCAGCTAGACTCTCCCTTCGATAGATTCAGAGTTCTTCAGCGCAGCCTGCGGGCGGCTCTCTCTACCCGTCTCCCCTTTTTCAACTTTGATAGGCATGCGGATGTCCGCGGCCCCTGATTCCTCTGGGAGTTTTTATGAACGAACATTCCAGTAAAAGCGCAATGCGCGAAGTACTGGCTTTCTTATTCCGCCACTGGCGCCGCGAACGGTGGCTGGTTGTGTGGGTGGCGCTCTGCATGATCTTCGCCACAGCCGCTGACCTGCTGATGCCCATCTATGCGGGCAAACTTGTAGATGCAATCGCGATGCATGCGTCCCTGCGTGCACTGGCGCTCCATACCGCACTGCGGGCGATCGCAATGATGGCAGT
This genomic window from Terriglobus albidus contains:
- a CDS encoding MFS transporter; translation: MAHPDNTFNRTGIKRARWALAMLFVVDGVGFGTWASHVPVFQQLLHLENGSLTFVLVSLIIGAIITMPITGHLIEHYGSRRVARVTTVVYVLMVALLAQASNLFFLILFAGMYGAAKGAIDVAINAQAVTVEKQYGQPIMSFFQGCWSAGGLFGAGAASLMLQRGGTARFDLSLTAGVLALCGLWAMPLLVSETDRTTGKPRKPAKFMWPDAVLLRLAVLAFFGLMAEGAIGDWASVYLHSNVGVTLSLAAAGYAAYAIAMAAGRFSGDWLAQRVSSRNILHGSGFLIALGMACALLIPSWWPAVGGLMLTGIGIANIVPIIWGAAGRDTRMGAGPAISTVTTIGYCGFLMGPPVIGSLSVVIGLRAAMAVIAIAGLIVAVGPVLFPIEATSREEERQVIGV